One stretch of Chryseobacterium fluminis DNA includes these proteins:
- a CDS encoding DUF6452 family protein yields the protein MKYFKFLLLICAIGTMVSCGGDDDICESGEGTPRLKVSFKNAETGKTLIVDSLYVSVDYGSGKVALGKTANNESRLIPLRVDDSPFTDLYFKTRLNGSESKVRVNYSTKNTYVSPGCGIKKSYENLSSELVTPSPVQKLELGLNQIENEDKTNLYLLF from the coding sequence ATGAAGTATTTTAAATTTCTTTTATTGATCTGTGCCATTGGAACCATGGTTTCATGTGGGGGAGATGATGATATCTGTGAAAGCGGAGAAGGAACTCCAAGATTGAAAGTATCATTTAAAAATGCAGAAACGGGCAAAACGCTTATCGTAGATTCTTTATATGTATCTGTAGATTACGGGTCTGGTAAGGTGGCTTTGGGGAAAACGGCTAATAATGAATCCCGGTTAATTCCACTGCGTGTTGACGATTCCCCTTTTACAGATCTTTATTTTAAAACACGACTCAACGGCTCGGAATCTAAGGTAAGGGTTAACTATTCTACTAAAAATACCTACGTATCACCCGGATGTGGAATTAAGAAATCATACGAAAATTTAAGTTCAGAATTAGTAACGCCTAGCCCGGTTCAGAAACTGGAATTAGGATTAAATCAAATAGAGAATGAAGACAAGACTAATCTTTACCTTCTTTTTTAG
- a CDS encoding fumarate reductase/succinate dehydrogenase flavoprotein subunit gives MSKLDSKIPAGPLKDKWKNHKDHMNLVAPNNRDKIDIIVVGTGLAGGSAAATLAEQGYNVKAFCYQDSPRRAHSIAAQGGINAAKNYQGDGDSTYRLFYDTIKGGDYRAREANVYRLAEVSANIIDQCVSQGVPFGRDYGGQLDNRSFGGVQVKRTFYAKGQTGQQLLLGAYSAMSRQIGKGRIKMYNRHEMLDLVIVDGKARGIIARNLVTGEIERHSAHAVVIASGGYGNVYFLSTNAMGSNVSAAWKIHKKGAYFANPCYVQIHPTCIPVHGTQQSKLTLMSESLRNSGRIWVPKKIEDSVAIREGKLRPENIKEEDRDYYLERRYPAFGNLVPRDVASRAGKERCDAGFGIENNDTKEGVYLDFSTEIIKKGKEAAIEKHIHNPTDQQIYDLGKAWIEEKYGNLFVMYEKITADDPYKTPMKIYPAVHYTMGGVWVDYNLQSTIPGCFVIGEANFSDHGANRLGASALMQGLADGYFVLPYTIADYLSADIRTGTIPTTSGEFDQAEKEIKDKINFFLNNKGKYSVDHFHKKLGHIMWNKVGMGRTPEGLKEAIAEIAQVKKEFWADVKVPGDADGMNTELEKAFRVADFIELGQLMAIDALHRNESCGGHFREDHATPEGEAERDDVNFKYVGAWEYQTDDITTEVLHKEDLIYENIEVKARSYK, from the coding sequence ATGAGTAAATTAGATTCAAAAATTCCAGCAGGTCCGTTAAAGGATAAATGGAAAAATCATAAAGACCATATGAACCTTGTTGCACCCAACAACAGAGACAAAATTGATATTATTGTTGTAGGTACAGGTTTGGCAGGAGGTTCTGCTGCAGCTACTCTGGCTGAGCAGGGGTATAATGTGAAGGCATTCTGTTATCAGGATTCTCCGAGAAGAGCACACTCTATTGCTGCTCAGGGGGGAATTAACGCTGCTAAAAACTATCAGGGTGACGGTGACTCTACCTACCGATTGTTCTATGATACCATCAAAGGGGGTGACTACAGAGCGAGAGAGGCCAACGTTTACAGATTAGCTGAAGTTTCTGCAAATATTATCGACCAGTGTGTTTCTCAGGGAGTTCCTTTCGGAAGAGATTACGGCGGCCAGCTGGATAACCGTTCATTCGGCGGGGTTCAGGTAAAAAGAACGTTCTATGCAAAAGGGCAGACGGGCCAACAGCTATTGTTAGGAGCGTATTCTGCGATGAGCCGTCAGATCGGTAAAGGCAGAATCAAGATGTATAACCGTCACGAGATGTTAGATCTTGTAATCGTAGACGGGAAAGCCAGAGGAATCATCGCAAGAAATTTAGTAACAGGGGAGATTGAAAGACATTCTGCTCACGCTGTTGTTATCGCTTCGGGAGGTTATGGAAATGTATATTTTCTTTCTACCAATGCTATGGGTTCAAATGTCTCTGCAGCCTGGAAAATTCATAAAAAGGGAGCGTATTTTGCAAATCCTTGCTATGTACAGATTCACCCGACCTGTATTCCTGTTCATGGAACACAGCAGTCTAAACTGACTTTGATGTCTGAGTCACTAAGAAACTCCGGAAGAATCTGGGTCCCTAAGAAAATTGAAGATTCCGTAGCGATCAGAGAGGGTAAATTGAGACCTGAAAATATTAAAGAAGAGGATAGAGATTATTATCTGGAGAGAAGATATCCTGCATTCGGAAACCTGGTACCAAGAGACGTTGCGTCGAGAGCCGGTAAAGAAAGATGCGATGCTGGTTTCGGGATAGAAAATAATGATACTAAGGAAGGGGTTTACCTGGATTTCTCTACCGAGATCATTAAAAAAGGTAAAGAAGCTGCTATCGAAAAACATATCCATAATCCTACAGATCAGCAGATCTATGATTTAGGAAAAGCCTGGATCGAGGAAAAATACGGTAACTTATTCGTCATGTACGAAAAAATTACTGCTGATGATCCTTATAAAACCCCAATGAAAATCTATCCTGCAGTACACTACACAATGGGTGGTGTTTGGGTTGATTATAATTTACAGTCTACCATTCCCGGATGTTTCGTAATCGGTGAAGCAAACTTCTCGGATCACGGAGCGAACAGATTGGGAGCTTCTGCTTTGATGCAAGGTTTGGCAGACGGATATTTCGTTCTTCCTTATACCATTGCAGATTATCTTTCAGCAGACATCAGAACAGGAACGATCCCTACGACTTCCGGTGAATTTGATCAGGCTGAAAAAGAAATTAAAGATAAGATCAATTTCTTCTTAAATAATAAAGGAAAGTATTCAGTAGATCACTTCCACAAAAAATTAGGACACATTATGTGGAATAAAGTAGGAATGGGAAGAACTCCTGAAGGATTGAAAGAAGCTATTGCTGAAATTGCACAGGTGAAAAAAGAATTCTGGGCAGATGTAAAGGTCCCTGGTGATGCTGATGGAATGAATACTGAACTTGAAAAAGCTTTCAGAGTCGCAGACTTCATTGAACTGGGACAATTAATGGCAATCGATGCATTACACAGAAACGAATCTTGTGGAGGGCATTTCAGAGAAGATCATGCTACTCCTGAAGGTGAAGCAGAAAGAGATGATGTTAACTTCAAATACGTAGGTGCCTGGGAATATCAGACAGATGATATCACAACGGAAGTTCTGCATAAAGAAGATCTGATCTACGAAAATATTGAAGTTAAAGCAAGAAGTTACAAATAA
- a CDS encoding DUF6048 family protein — MKTRLIFTFFFSCMSLLSFAQDNKEVEKEKWKYEPNFMVGFDVLNLGASFFSDRQLFQGFISSRIKGDLHAVAEAGFDKNIYQKNGYDVKANGPFLKLGAFYMLAKDAENAFNGFYAGGKAGGSFYTQEYMAVPVRGYGGSSSSVAFPSSSQSSYWLEGTLGGRVQLFESDFYIDVNLQPKYMIFTTKQDDIQPMIIPGFGKSSSKFNMGFAWSIAYKF; from the coding sequence ATGAAGACAAGACTAATCTTTACCTTCTTTTTTAGTTGTATGAGCCTGCTGAGTTTTGCGCAGGATAACAAAGAAGTGGAAAAAGAGAAATGGAAATATGAACCGAATTTTATGGTAGGTTTTGATGTTCTTAATTTGGGCGCTTCGTTCTTTTCGGACAGACAACTGTTTCAGGGATTCATCTCTTCACGAATAAAAGGGGATCTGCATGCTGTGGCAGAGGCCGGTTTTGATAAAAATATATATCAGAAAAATGGCTATGATGTAAAAGCGAATGGCCCATTTTTAAAGTTAGGTGCGTTTTATATGCTGGCCAAAGATGCAGAAAACGCCTTTAATGGTTTTTATGCAGGAGGTAAAGCAGGAGGGTCTTTCTACACCCAGGAGTATATGGCCGTGCCGGTGCGTGGATATGGGGGGAGCAGCTCTTCTGTAGCATTTCCTTCTTCATCACAGTCATCATACTGGCTGGAAGGAACTCTTGGAGGGCGTGTTCAGCTCTTTGAATCTGATTTTTATATAGATGTAAATCTTCAGCCAAAATATATGATATTCACAACGAAGCAGGATGACATTCAGCCAATGATCATTCCGGGATTCGGGAAAAGTTCTTCCAAGTTCAATATGGGATTTGCATGGAGTATTGCCTACAAATTTTAG
- a CDS encoding succinate dehydrogenase cytochrome b subunit, translating into MAGLTSSTIGRKYAMALSALFLLIFLVMHLSVNLLSVFGEDAYNNASQFMGYNPLIQFIMQPVLMFAVIFHFVMGFVLEIKNQKARPVRYESNNPSNNSTWMSRNMIISGAVVLAFIFLHLYDFWLHEMNYKYVDGLPVEETRFWGDLHAKFADIWRVVLYIISFILLGLHLGHGFQSSFQSIGARHPKYTPVIMAFGKWYSILIPAGFVFIAIFHFITQ; encoded by the coding sequence ATGGCAGGTTTAACGAGTTCTACAATAGGTAGAAAATATGCTATGGCATTGTCAGCTCTATTTTTGCTGATATTTCTGGTGATGCACCTTTCTGTAAACCTTTTATCGGTTTTCGGTGAAGATGCTTACAACAATGCTTCGCAATTTATGGGGTATAATCCTCTTATTCAATTTATAATGCAGCCGGTTTTAATGTTTGCTGTAATTTTTCACTTTGTAATGGGCTTTGTGCTGGAAATTAAAAACCAAAAGGCGCGTCCGGTAAGATATGAATCAAACAATCCGTCTAACAACTCTACATGGATGTCACGAAATATGATTATTTCAGGGGCGGTGGTTCTGGCTTTTATCTTTCTTCATTTATATGATTTCTGGTTACATGAAATGAATTATAAATATGTGGACGGACTGCCTGTTGAAGAAACACGTTTCTGGGGAGATCTTCATGCAAAATTTGCAGATATCTGGAGAGTGGTTCTGTATATTATTTCCTTCATTTTATTGGGACTGCATTTGGGACATGGCTTCCAATCGTCTTTTCAGTCCATCGGAGCGAGACATCCAAAATATACACCTGTAATAATGGCTTTCGGAAAATGGTATTCGATCCTTATTCCAGCTGGTTTTGTATTTATCGCAATTTTTCATTTTATAACTCAATAA
- a CDS encoding TlpA family protein disulfide reductase, with protein MKKYLLLFIIAVFAMSCSKKVEVKGKITGGSPLERIEFIEASGVATLPLANIGMKNDGTFAGSFEAPKNGMYVISYGGKQNLVYLKGGQTLEISGNGLTFPTEYVITGDAKKNNDFFTATQKYLGNYAQTVNMRELMTKDEKTFIRGVQKVQTDVEKNIDENVKKFSPDNEVVAWKKNDIASTILSIMSQYEMTKGQMSGNPSFKVSKVFTDYENKLQENKDQMVKENPAYRSYLLSKMSPDFQKYAEAKSKGKTDITTSELFNEFLKGKKDLSQTTKDYLLAFVMAQSDIHPGTPAKTTDKLKKIISDDIKDATIKSDLEKIQIAVSGPKVGEPAQDASLLKQDGKTYKLSENKGKPYMLVFYASWNPYIGEATVPVLKEVVNFYKSKMNFIFVNVDDTKEQFTKTSSSLLKGIPGTNVYADGGLNSDIAKKYGVYGFKLPCFVIVDKDGKIAARSFVNLGDPELVTVLDKQTGLSAPKVDPTAQLQQQGMDPSAVQPVPPAQAPQQGNPQPAQTK; from the coding sequence ATGAAAAAATATCTTTTATTGTTTATCATCGCTGTTTTTGCGATGTCTTGCTCTAAAAAAGTTGAAGTAAAAGGAAAAATCACAGGAGGATCTCCATTAGAAAGAATCGAGTTTATTGAAGCGTCAGGTGTTGCCACTTTACCGTTGGCCAATATCGGAATGAAGAATGACGGAACATTTGCAGGAAGCTTTGAGGCTCCTAAAAATGGGATGTACGTAATTTCTTATGGGGGAAAACAGAATTTGGTATATTTAAAAGGCGGTCAGACGCTTGAAATTTCAGGGAACGGACTGACTTTCCCTACTGAATATGTGATCACAGGTGATGCTAAAAAGAATAATGATTTCTTTACAGCCACTCAGAAATATCTGGGTAACTATGCTCAAACTGTTAATATGAGAGAGCTGATGACCAAAGATGAGAAAACTTTTATTAGGGGTGTACAGAAAGTACAAACCGATGTTGAAAAAAACATTGACGAAAATGTTAAAAAATTCAGTCCGGATAATGAAGTGGTTGCCTGGAAGAAAAATGATATTGCAAGCACCATCCTTTCCATTATGAGTCAATACGAAATGACGAAAGGGCAGATGTCGGGGAACCCTTCTTTCAAGGTATCTAAAGTTTTTACCGATTACGAAAATAAGTTACAGGAAAATAAAGATCAGATGGTAAAAGAAAATCCTGCATACAGAAGCTACCTTTTATCAAAAATGAGTCCTGACTTCCAGAAATATGCTGAAGCAAAAAGCAAAGGAAAAACAGACATTACGACTTCAGAATTATTCAATGAATTTTTGAAAGGTAAAAAAGATCTTTCCCAGACAACGAAGGATTATCTCCTGGCTTTTGTGATGGCTCAATCGGATATTCATCCCGGAACTCCGGCTAAAACTACCGATAAACTCAAAAAAATTATTTCTGATGATATTAAAGATGCTACCATTAAAAGCGATTTAGAAAAAATTCAGATTGCTGTAAGCGGTCCTAAAGTTGGGGAACCGGCTCAGGATGCATCATTACTTAAACAGGACGGAAAAACATATAAGCTTTCAGAGAACAAAGGAAAACCCTATATGTTGGTATTTTATGCATCTTGGAATCCTTATATAGGAGAAGCTACTGTTCCGGTTTTGAAAGAGGTGGTTAACTTCTACAAATCTAAAATGAATTTTATTTTTGTAAACGTAGATGATACAAAAGAACAATTCACAAAGACCAGCAGTTCTTTATTAAAAGGAATTCCAGGAACTAATGTTTATGCTGACGGAGGCTTGAATTCTGATATTGCAAAAAAATACGGAGTATACGGATTTAAACTTCCTTGTTTTGTTATTGTAGATAAAGACGGAAAAATTGCAGCGAGATCATTTGTAAATCTTGGTGATCCGGAATTGGTTACAGTACTAGACAAGCAGACAGGGCTTTCTGCCCCGAAAGTAGATCCTACCGCTCAGTTACAGCAGCAGGGTATGGATCCGTCAGCGGTTCAGCCAGTACCTCCGGCGCAGGCTCCTCAGCAGGGGAATCCTCAACCGGCTCAGACAAAATAA
- the rlmD gene encoding 23S rRNA (uracil(1939)-C(5))-methyltransferase RlmD: MSKRKKNNLVLENIKLLNAGAKGVAVGRTEEGKTVIVSGAIPGDIVNVRVKKAKSKYYEGEAVEVLERSPYRVEPRCIHFGVCGGCKWQNMSYEKQLDFKQEEVYNNIKRIGGIDDFETIPILGSEEQYFYRNKMEFSFSNARWLTQYEISSEENFGSKDALGFHIPGMWSKILDLKECYLQEDPSNAIRLAVKKYAVDQGLDFFDVKNQEGFLRTLMMRQNSKGEWMVLFQLYREEKENRENLFNFLLAQFPQIKTLVYAINPKPNDSIYDLQVNIYSGEGFLMEEMDGLKFKIGPKSFFQTNYKQALELYRKTLEFADLKGDEVVYDLYTGTGTIAQYVARNAKQVIGIESVQEAIDAAIEHAELNGLTNTTFYCGDMKNVFNDEFLENHPKADVLITDPPRDGMHQKVVEQILKLAPEKVVYVSCNSATQARDLALMKDHYTLVKILPVDMFPQTHHVENIALLIKK; encoded by the coding sequence ATGAGTAAGAGAAAAAAGAATAATTTAGTTCTTGAAAATATAAAGCTTTTGAATGCAGGAGCTAAAGGGGTCGCGGTTGGAAGAACGGAAGAGGGAAAAACAGTTATTGTTTCAGGAGCCATTCCAGGCGACATTGTGAATGTAAGAGTGAAAAAGGCAAAGTCGAAATACTATGAGGGAGAAGCTGTTGAAGTCCTTGAAAGATCACCTTACAGAGTAGAACCCAGATGTATTCATTTCGGAGTTTGCGGGGGCTGCAAATGGCAGAATATGAGTTATGAAAAGCAACTGGACTTCAAGCAGGAGGAAGTTTATAACAATATTAAAAGAATCGGAGGAATTGATGATTTTGAAACTATTCCGATTTTAGGGTCTGAAGAACAGTATTTTTACAGAAATAAAATGGAATTTTCATTTTCGAACGCTCGTTGGCTCACTCAATATGAGATCAGTTCTGAGGAGAATTTTGGAAGTAAGGATGCTTTAGGATTTCATATCCCGGGAATGTGGAGTAAGATCCTGGACCTTAAAGAATGTTATCTCCAGGAAGATCCTTCTAATGCGATCCGTTTAGCGGTTAAAAAATACGCTGTAGATCAAGGTCTGGATTTCTTTGATGTTAAAAATCAGGAAGGATTTCTGAGGACATTAATGATGAGACAGAATTCGAAAGGAGAATGGATGGTTCTTTTCCAGCTTTACAGAGAAGAAAAAGAAAACAGAGAAAACCTTTTCAATTTTCTTTTGGCCCAGTTTCCACAGATTAAAACGTTAGTCTATGCGATCAATCCGAAACCCAATGATTCCATCTATGATCTGCAGGTGAATATCTATTCCGGAGAAGGATTTTTAATGGAAGAAATGGACGGACTGAAGTTTAAAATAGGTCCGAAGTCATTCTTTCAGACCAACTATAAGCAGGCACTGGAATTGTATAGAAAGACCCTTGAATTTGCAGATTTAAAAGGCGATGAAGTAGTTTATGACTTGTATACTGGAACAGGAACTATTGCGCAATATGTAGCAAGAAATGCAAAACAGGTCATCGGAATCGAATCTGTGCAGGAAGCCATCGATGCCGCTATCGAACATGCCGAACTTAACGGTCTTACCAATACTACATTCTACTGTGGAGATATGAAAAATGTCTTTAATGACGAGTTTCTGGAAAATCATCCGAAAGCAGATGTATTGATCACAGATCCACCAAGAGATGGGATGCATCAGAAGGTAGTAGAGCAGATCCTGAAGCTTGCTCCTGAAAAAGTAGTGTATGTAAGCTGTAATTCTGCCACCCAGGCGAGAGATCTTGCTTTAATGAAAGATCATTATACACTGGTCAAAATCTTACCGGTAGATATGTTTCCGCAAACGCATCACGTAGAGAATATTGCATTACTGATAAAAAAATAA
- a CDS encoding reprolysin-like metallopeptidase yields MKKIFISLLLSLIGGSACAQWVPAALNDDSQKTSDSRSYYKLDLDKIRTQLAKAQETGKNAKPVEILLPTLSGKIERFAVYSFPVVVKELAEKYQLGSYVGVGIDDPSKYVRFSVAPNDFQSMMIKDGSYEFIDPQNKDKTIYRVHPKTNKDKNGFMCSTNEHQLSKKEIEDLFAKGNSFTHQPTDFTKTSDKKFRTMRLAISATGEYTAYHGGTVAGAVAAINATMTRVNGVFEKDLAVHLNVQNFPDIIYTDAASDPYTTNIGLTLQQVLTINVGNANYDIGHVFNAANKDGSAGCLGCVCTDPHFFKPEAKGSAYSQTTSPVGDDFDIDFVAHEMGHQLGAHHTFSTNLEGSGVQVEPGSGSTIMGYAGITGIDTDVQAHSDPYFHIASIKEIQTNLRNKTCDVETAMTNNPPVIAALPTYNIPKGTAFVLTASATDPENDPLTYTWEEVDNATVTTNKNNLGTTTTGATFRSVSPASSPTRYFPKLSSVLAGTLNNNLNTWESVSAVARISKFAVTVRDNHNIPTQQQTQYAEQTIVVGNDGPFKINTTQVYHNISSPVSWDVANTNAAPYNSPNVKIDYTTDNGSTWTILTASTGNDGSESFNFPAALNGQNIKLRISSIGNVFYAVKQISVTTTPICDGSAPTLVTVENITASSAKVNWSSVLGAAYQVRYKKTTDVSWQQTTSATNSITLSGLASDSKYDVEVAAVCSGAVGTYSTTKQFTTLSTITYCTIKTSSSNDEYISNVTLANINNNSGAGNYTDYGTDPAKTINLISGTNNMISVTITWTAGVNPEAVRAWIDFNRNGIFEASEMVMDAQTSSNPTVSSTFSVPVTAVLNQKLKMRVALRYNISPEACTSYAFGEVEDYNVIVSSPLTLSTVEQNDSGNDIQVYPNPTSDILYITKVSDKADFEIHNAAGQLVKSGVINNNRVQVESLITGVYIITIKDKGISKIIKFIKK; encoded by the coding sequence ATGAAAAAAATATTTATCTCCTTATTATTGAGTTTAATCGGAGGTAGCGCATGTGCCCAATGGGTTCCTGCTGCATTGAATGATGATTCACAAAAAACTTCCGATTCCCGCAGCTATTATAAACTTGATCTTGATAAGATCAGAACTCAGCTTGCAAAAGCTCAGGAAACTGGGAAAAATGCTAAGCCGGTAGAGATTTTATTGCCTACCCTGAGTGGAAAAATTGAAAGATTTGCAGTGTACAGTTTTCCTGTTGTCGTGAAGGAACTGGCCGAAAAGTATCAATTAGGCTCCTATGTAGGGGTAGGGATAGATGATCCTTCGAAATATGTAAGATTTTCTGTTGCTCCCAATGATTTTCAGTCTATGATGATTAAAGATGGAAGTTATGAATTTATAGATCCTCAGAATAAAGATAAGACAATATATAGAGTACATCCAAAAACCAATAAAGACAAAAATGGTTTTATGTGTTCTACCAATGAACATCAGCTTTCTAAAAAGGAAATCGAAGACCTTTTCGCAAAAGGAAATTCATTTACCCATCAGCCGACTGACTTTACAAAAACATCGGATAAGAAATTTCGTACCATGAGATTGGCAATATCTGCAACAGGGGAATACACAGCCTATCACGGCGGTACTGTGGCAGGGGCTGTTGCTGCCATTAATGCTACGATGACAAGAGTAAACGGGGTTTTTGAAAAAGATCTTGCCGTACATCTGAATGTGCAGAATTTCCCGGATATAATATACACAGACGCCGCTTCAGACCCATATACAACAAATATTGGTCTCACATTACAACAGGTTCTTACCATAAATGTAGGAAATGCAAATTATGATATCGGGCATGTATTTAATGCGGCAAACAAAGACGGATCTGCCGGATGTTTAGGTTGCGTTTGTACCGATCCTCATTTTTTTAAGCCGGAAGCGAAAGGTTCCGCATATAGTCAGACAACAAGTCCTGTAGGAGATGACTTTGATATTGATTTCGTCGCCCATGAAATGGGGCATCAGTTGGGAGCTCACCACACTTTCTCTACGAATCTTGAAGGATCGGGAGTACAGGTAGAACCGGGCTCAGGATCTACAATTATGGGTTACGCAGGGATTACAGGCATAGATACTGATGTTCAGGCTCATTCAGATCCATATTTTCATATTGCAAGCATTAAAGAAATTCAGACGAATTTAAGGAATAAGACCTGTGACGTCGAAACAGCAATGACCAATAATCCACCAGTGATTGCAGCATTACCTACTTATAATATTCCTAAAGGAACCGCTTTTGTTCTGACAGCATCTGCTACTGACCCGGAAAATGATCCGCTGACTTATACCTGGGAAGAGGTAGATAATGCTACTGTAACAACAAATAAAAATAATTTGGGAACCACTACGACCGGAGCTACTTTCAGATCGGTAAGCCCGGCTTCCAGTCCCACCCGGTATTTTCCCAAACTATCATCGGTTTTAGCGGGCACTCTTAATAATAATTTAAACACATGGGAATCTGTTTCTGCAGTTGCGAGAATAAGTAAGTTTGCCGTGACAGTAAGAGATAATCATAACATACCAACCCAGCAGCAGACTCAATATGCTGAACAAACAATTGTTGTAGGAAATGACGGACCGTTTAAAATTAATACGACACAAGTGTATCACAATATTTCGTCTCCTGTCTCCTGGGATGTAGCCAATACCAATGCTGCGCCTTATAATTCTCCGAATGTTAAAATAGATTACACCACCGATAATGGTTCAACATGGACTATTCTTACTGCATCTACAGGGAATGACGGATCTGAAAGCTTTAATTTTCCTGCTGCCTTAAACGGGCAGAATATTAAATTAAGAATATCCTCTATCGGGAATGTTTTTTACGCGGTAAAACAGATATCTGTAACTACTACTCCTATTTGTGACGGAAGTGCGCCTACCCTTGTAACAGTAGAAAATATTACAGCATCTTCAGCTAAGGTAAATTGGAGTAGTGTGTTAGGAGCTGCTTATCAGGTCAGATATAAAAAGACTACCGATGTATCATGGCAACAAACAACTTCTGCAACTAATAGTATAACATTAAGTGGTTTGGCATCTGACAGTAAATATGATGTAGAAGTGGCTGCCGTCTGTTCAGGGGCTGTAGGAACCTATAGCACAACCAAGCAATTTACAACGCTTAGCACCATTACTTATTGTACTATAAAAACTTCATCTTCCAACGATGAATATATTTCAAATGTGACCTTAGCTAATATTAATAATAATTCGGGAGCCGGGAATTATACAGACTACGGAACAGACCCCGCCAAAACGATAAATCTTATAAGCGGAACAAATAATATGATCTCTGTCACCATAACCTGGACTGCCGGCGTCAATCCCGAAGCAGTGAGGGCTTGGATAGACTTTAATAGAAACGGAATATTTGAAGCCAGTGAAATGGTTATGGATGCGCAAACGAGTAGCAATCCTACCGTGAGTTCAACATTTTCTGTTCCTGTCACCGCAGTACTGAATCAAAAACTTAAAATGAGAGTGGCACTTCGGTATAATATTTCACCTGAAGCATGTACTTCCTATGCATTTGGAGAAGTGGAAGATTATAATGTCATTGTTTCAAGTCCCCTAACGTTAAGTACAGTAGAGCAGAATGATTCTGGAAATGACATTCAGGTATATCCTAATCCAACTTCAGATATTCTATATATTACAAAAGTATCAGATAAGGCAGACTTCGAGATTCATAATGCGGCAGGACAGCTGGTTAAGAGTGGAGTAATTAATAATAATCGGGTACAGGTGGAGAGTTTGATCACGGGTGTATATATCATTACGATTAAAGATAAGGGAATATCCAAAATAATAAAATTTATAAAGAAATAA
- a CDS encoding succinate dehydrogenase/fumarate reductase iron-sulfur subunit, giving the protein MSAKKGLHLTLKIWRQKNNKSKGQFETYKISDVSTDSSFLEMLDILNENLINEGKEPIAFDHDCREGICGMCSLYINGRAHGPDTGITTCQLHMRMFKDGETIVIEPWRSAAFPVIKDLIVDRSAFDRIMAAGGFISVNTSGNTLDANAIPVPKEDADKAMDAAACISCGACVASCKNGSAMLFVGAKVSQYALLPQGRVEAKRRVLNMVKAMDEEGFGNCSNTGACEVECPKGISLENIARMNREYMAALADRG; this is encoded by the coding sequence ATGAGTGCAAAAAAAGGCTTACATCTTACGCTGAAAATTTGGAGACAAAAAAATAACAAATCTAAAGGTCAGTTTGAGACTTATAAAATATCGGATGTTTCCACAGATTCTTCATTCTTAGAAATGCTGGACATCCTGAACGAAAATCTTATTAACGAAGGAAAAGAGCCTATCGCTTTCGATCACGACTGTCGTGAAGGAATCTGCGGGATGTGTTCTCTTTACATCAATGGTAGAGCACATGGTCCGGATACAGGAATCACAACCTGTCAGCTTCACATGAGAATGTTCAAAGACGGTGAAACCATCGTTATTGAACCTTGGAGAAGTGCTGCTTTCCCGGTTATTAAAGATTTAATAGTAGACAGAAGTGCATTTGACCGGATTATGGCTGCCGGTGGGTTCATTTCAGTGAATACCTCAGGAAATACTTTGGATGCCAATGCTATTCCGGTACCTAAAGAAGATGCAGACAAAGCGATGGATGCTGCTGCGTGTATCTCATGCGGAGCCTGTGTCGCTTCGTGTAAAAACGGATCTGCGATGCTATTCGTAGGAGCTAAGGTTTCTCAGTATGCTCTTTTACCTCAAGGTAGGGTAGAAGCCAAAAGAAGAGTTCTGAATATGGTGAAAGCGATGGACGAAGAAGGTTTCGGTAACTGTTCAAACACGGGTGCTTGTGAAGTGGAATGTCCAAAAGGAATCTCTTTGGAAAATATTGCCAGAATGAACAGAGAATACATGGCAGCGCTTGCTGACAGAGGATAA